The sequence CCGATCGGCCCCTGCAAACCTAGCGGCACGAGCGTGAAAAGCATCCCCAGCCCGATCACGAGGTAGAGGTGGATCACGATCCCTTCATTGTCCCCGTCACCATACTCGTTCCGCGCCCCGATCACGGTCACCAGCAGCGCCAGCACCGCAAGGCCGAAGACCGATGCGCTCCACCACAGCCCGCCGGGATGGGCGTTGGCACAGCCGAGTGCCAGCGCCAGCAGCCCGCCCGCATAGCCGTAGAGCGCGACATCCTGGATGATCTCCCACTCGCCGGCGGCGAGGTCGCTCACCGTGTCGGCCACCCAGTCGTGATCCGGCACCACGAGGCTGCCGACGACGTTCCCGCCGATCAGCGCGACACAGCCGAGCAGGGCCAGTGCCGCGCAGATCCGAAGCATCGCCGGTTCGGTGGTGTTCGAGG is a genomic window of Pontivivens ytuae containing:
- a CDS encoding DUF998 domain-containing protein; the encoded protein is MRSSNTTEPAMLRICAALALLGCVALIGGNVVGSLVVPDHDWVADTVSDLAAGEWEIIQDVALYGYAGGLLALALGCANAHPGGLWWSASVFGLAVLALLVTVIGARNEYGDGDNEGIVIHLYLVIGLGMLFTLVPLGLQGPIGERSAMRRIVLLACTAAWAVGAGAGSADRGHDRGDRPASRRAWARGGGLIRPRSPRDLPDRSRARPPTKENVHFTPIRVTFSAERG